In Balneolales bacterium ANBcel1, one genomic interval encodes:
- a CDS encoding SPOR domain-containing protein translates to MKKLLLSVTLFTLVFINYSEAQQAAPSSWSIDLLGGTTFGHFTYASEITPHAGIQFRYSLNPVVSLYGAAGAGQIEYKHDDRYTISYENDYFHYGLGMRMNMLRMLAGPNALTNRVGVYSLAGLGIMYSDVEATGEVVPGFPGQSYTGNTLLYKLGGGITLKLGRRLDFFAQAEWNIANSDLLDGFESPAGQPVSGIMSSNDSFINTSAGFSFKLGSSKAQHADWYDRDHRVDPLAIQLQETIQHLETEVELTGTSTGNALERIQNLQRALDDMTHLVESIHSDQLLSQHNRIENLKVRLDMMEEELADIASEEKVDETVERFFVVGGAFRILDNAETLYKQLQDKGYTDAGIIRDRSRNFYLVVFSGYTSQQEANRALERIRREADPKAWIYRL, encoded by the coding sequence ATGAAAAAATTGCTATTGTCTGTAACACTTTTCACACTGGTATTCATCAATTACTCCGAAGCGCAGCAGGCAGCACCATCCAGCTGGAGTATCGACCTGCTGGGAGGAACCACCTTCGGCCATTTCACCTATGCATCGGAAATCACGCCACATGCAGGGATTCAATTTCGCTATTCTCTGAACCCTGTGGTCTCTCTATATGGAGCCGCAGGTGCAGGTCAGATTGAATACAAGCATGACGACAGATATACCATCAGCTACGAAAACGACTATTTCCACTACGGACTGGGTATGCGAATGAATATGCTGCGCATGCTTGCCGGCCCCAACGCCCTCACCAACCGGGTCGGTGTGTACAGCCTGGCCGGACTCGGAATTATGTACAGCGATGTTGAGGCCACCGGAGAGGTAGTGCCCGGCTTTCCGGGTCAAAGCTACACCGGCAATACACTGCTTTACAAACTGGGCGGCGGAATCACTCTGAAACTCGGCCGGCGCCTGGACTTTTTTGCACAGGCCGAGTGGAATATCGCCAACAGCGATCTGCTTGACGGATTTGAGTCGCCTGCCGGTCAGCCCGTAAGCGGAATCATGTCGAGCAACGACTCCTTTATCAACACCAGTGCCGGATTCAGTTTTAAACTCGGCAGCAGCAAAGCCCAACACGCCGACTGGTACGATCGTGACCACCGTGTGGATCCCCTGGCCATTCAGCTGCAGGAGACCATTCAGCACCTGGAAACCGAAGTTGAACTTACCGGAACCTCGACCGGGAACGCCCTTGAACGGATTCAGAATCTGCAGCGGGCTCTCGATGACATGACGCACCTTGTCGAATCCATTCATTCCGACCAGCTGTTGTCCCAGCATAATCGAATCGAGAATCTCAAGGTGCGGCTTGACATGATGGAAGAAGAACTGGCCGATATCGCTTCAGAAGAAAAGGTAGATGAGACGGTCGAGCGATTTTTCGTTGTCGGGGGAGCCTTCCGGATTCTGGACAATGCCGAAACACTGTACAAACAATTACAGGACAAAGGATATACGGATGCCGGCATCATTCGCGATCGAAGCCGGAATTTCTATCTGGTCGTTTTCAGTGGATACACCTCTCAGCAGGAAGCCAACAGAGCGCTGGAGCGCATCCGCAGAGAAGCCGATCCGAAAGCCTGGATTTACCGTCTGTAA